A stretch of DNA from Streptomyces xanthii:
TTGTGCCCGTAGTTCAGCGAGCCGGCGCCCGCGAAGAAGTCCAGGTACGTGTGGCCGTCCTCGTCGTACATGCGGCTGCCCTGGGCCCGGTCGAAGACGGTGGGCCAGCCGCGGCAGTAGCTGCGCACCTCCGACTCAAGGGTCTCGAAGACGCTCAGGTCCGGCTGGGTGATGGTCACAGCGAAAGCTCCTCTGAGGGAGGGAAGTTGCGGGGGGTCGGCGGGTGGTGCGGCGGTGCTCAGGCCAGCGGCCCGATGCGGTACAGCTCCTCGGGCAGGTGCCCGTCGTCGGGGAACAGGCCCGCGTCGAACAGGACCTGGCGCTCCACTCCGGCGCCGTGCCGGCGCGCGTAGGACAGGAACAGTGCCTGGGACGCCGTGTTGTCCGGGGTGATGGTGGTCTCGACGGTCGTGACCTGCCGTCCCGAGTCCCTGACCTTCGCGGTCAGGCCGTCGAGCAGCGCCCCGGCCAGACCGTGCCCGCGGTGGCCGTGGTCCACGGCGACCTGCCAGACCACGAGGGTCCGCGGGCGCTCGGGACGGAAGTAACCGGTCACGAACCCGGCGACCTCACCGGTCTCGTCGCGCGCCACCACGGAGGTGCCGGCGAAGTCCCGGCACCACAGCAGATAGCTGTACGAGGAGTTGAGGTCGAGCACCTTGGAGTCACGAGCGATACGCCAGATCGCGGCGCCGTCGGCCACTCCGGGATGGTCGAGCTGGAATTGCGCTTGTGCGGCGGTCATGCGAATTCAATTTACCGAGCAATTTTTGGGATTGCATCCGGGGAAGGGGTTACGCGCGGCCCTGATCTGTGTTATCGCGCGCGGGTGGGTACGCGCGTGAGACTTCGGTGGTATGTCGTGATTTGCGCGGTGCGAAAGGGGCATAACACCGTCGATGTGGAGTGCGTCACAGGGGCGTAACGCGTCGGGAACCCGCCCGAATTCCGTTGGATCCCGTTGTTGAAATCTTAGTGTTTACGTCGCGGGAAAGCGGGCAGAAGCAGTACGGGAAGCTGCTCTGATAAATAATGCGGAAATCATGTCCCCGAATGTGTGGGGAAAATAAGAAAGGCGCCGTCCGAAAAGGACGGCGCCCCTGTGCGCGTGCTCATGCGCACCGGCGTGCGCGCGGGCCGGGATTACTCCCAGGCCGCCGCGACGGCCTTGCGGGCCGCCTCCAGGTCGACCTCGATCCCGGCCTCCGCGAGGGCGCCGCCCAGCGCGGCCAGCGAGGACTGCACGACACCGCGCGTGGCCTGCGGCCCGTAGTGGTTGACCCGGATCATCTCCGCGGCCAGCGCGCCACCGCCCGCGACCAGCGGCAGCACCGGGTCCGCCGCCAGCGCCTTCGCCACCAGGTCCCGGGCGTCCGTACCGGCCGGCGCACGCAGCGTCGTGGCCACCGGCGCCGCGTCCCGCGCCTCGTGCACGTACGGCTGCAGGCCGCCGCCCAGCGCCAGCGTCCCGGCGCGGGTCGCCGCCGCCGCGCTCGCGTGACGGGCCATCAGCGCGTCCAGGCCCTCGCTCTCGATGCGCTCCACACAGGCCTCCAGGGCCAGCATCTCCAGCTGCGCCGGAGCGTGCAGCAGCGCCTTGCGGCCGCCGTCGATCCAGCGCTGCTTCCAGTCGAGCAGCGACAGGTACGAGTGGCGCGGCGCGTGCGGGTTGGCGGCCATCCGCTCCCAGGCGCGGGCGCTCACCGACACGGCCGAGACACCCGCCGGGCCGCCCATCGCCTTCTGCGCGCCGATCACGCACAGGTCCACGCCCCAGGCGTCCGGCAGCACCGGCTCCGCGGCGATCGAGGCGACCGCGTCCAGGTAGAACAGCGCGCCGTGCTCCCGCACGACCTCGCCGATCTCCGCGACGGGGTTCGTGTTGCCGGTCGCCGCCTCCGCGTGCACGAGCGACACGAAGTCGATGTCGGGGTGCTCGGCGAAGGCCTGCCGGACCTGCTCCGCGGTGACGGCCGTGTGGAACGGCACCGCCAGGTCGTGCACGGTCGCGCCGCAGTCGCGCAGCCAGTCGCCGAAGGTCTGCCCGTACGGGCCGGTGATCACGTTCAGGGCGACGGTGCCCGGGCCCGCGGTGGCACGGATCGCGCCCTCCAGCGGGAGCAGCGCCTCGCCCTGCATGATCACGACGTCCTGCTCGGTGTCCATGAGCCGGGCCACGCGGTCCTCGACGGAGGCGAAGTGCGCGGCGCTCAGCGGGGCCAGATCGAGAAACGGGTGCGTCACGGTGGTGCTCTCTCTTCGCTCACGGGTTCGGCGGTGATGCCGCTGACGAGCGTAACCGGCCCCCTCATAGGCTTGGTCCATGAGTGATGGCGCGGTGCTCCATGTGAAGGGCCGGGTCCTGGCCGGACCCGACGACGTACGCGACGAACTGTGGGTGGTCGACGGCCGGATCACCTACGACCGGCCCGTCTCGGCGGGCCTCGACGTGACCGGCGTGGAGGGCTGGACCCTGCCCGGCCTCGTCGACGCCCACTGCCACGTCGGCCTGGACGCGCACGGGCCGGTGCCCGCCGAGACCGCCGAGAAGCAGGCCCTCACCGACCGCGACGCGGGCACCCTGCTGCTGCGCGACGCCGGCTCACCCTCCGACACCCGCTGGATCGACGACCGCGAGGACCTGCCCCGGATCGTCCGCGCCGGCCGCCACATCGCCCGCACCCGCCGCTACATCCGCAACTACGCCCACGAGATCGAGCCCGAGGACCTCGTCGCCTACGTCGCCCAGGAGGCCCGGCGCGGCGACGGCTGGGTCAAGCTCGTCGGCGACTGGAT
This window harbors:
- the ectA gene encoding diaminobutyrate acetyltransferase, which gives rise to MTAAQAQFQLDHPGVADGAAIWRIARDSKVLDLNSSYSYLLWCRDFAGTSVVARDETGEVAGFVTGYFRPERPRTLVVWQVAVDHGHRGHGLAGALLDGLTAKVRDSGRQVTTVETTITPDNTASQALFLSYARRHGAGVERQVLFDAGLFPDDGHLPEELYRIGPLA
- a CDS encoding pyridoxal-phosphate-dependent aminotransferase family protein; amino-acid sequence: MTHPFLDLAPLSAAHFASVEDRVARLMDTEQDVVIMQGEALLPLEGAIRATAGPGTVALNVITGPYGQTFGDWLRDCGATVHDLAVPFHTAVTAEQVRQAFAEHPDIDFVSLVHAEAATGNTNPVAEIGEVVREHGALFYLDAVASIAAEPVLPDAWGVDLCVIGAQKAMGGPAGVSAVSVSARAWERMAANPHAPRHSYLSLLDWKQRWIDGGRKALLHAPAQLEMLALEACVERIESEGLDALMARHASAAAATRAGTLALGGGLQPYVHEARDAAPVATTLRAPAGTDARDLVAKALAADPVLPLVAGGGALAAEMIRVNHYGPQATRGVVQSSLAALGGALAEAGIEVDLEAARKAVAAAWE